In the Onychostoma macrolepis isolate SWU-2019 chromosome 09, ASM1243209v1, whole genome shotgun sequence genome, one interval contains:
- the eef1akmt1 gene encoding EEF1A lysine methyltransferase 1, with protein MSDSEDDVPQLSAATLAALQEFYAESGRTGLEQNSIKTDKFCVGAVEEDWGMSQFWYSEDTAIRLAEEVMQQAGEHGRIACISAPSVYQKLKQLESTRSDSVSAVLLEFDRRFAAYGEEFVFYDYNNPLCLPEDLLPQSFDIVIADPPYLSEECLSKVALTIKYLTKDKILLCTGAIMEELTGKLMDLKMCSFLPKHNHNLANEFRCYVNYESSLLS; from the exons ATGAGTGACAGCGAGGATGATGTGCCTCAGCTCTCCGCCGCGACGCTCGCAGCGCTGCAAGAGTTTTACGCCGAGAGTGGAAGGACGGGACTGGAACAAAACTCCATCAAGACCGACAAGTTCTGCGTTGGTGCTGTAGAGGAAGACTGG GGTATGAGTCAGTTCTGGTACAGTGAAGACACGGCTATACGGTTAGCAGAGGAAGTCATGCAGCAGGCTGGAGAACATGGGAG GATAGCTTGTATAAGTGCACCAAGTGTGTATCAGAAGCTGAAGCAGTTGGAATCCACGAGGTCAGACAGTGTGTCTGCTGTTTTGCTGGAGTTTGACCGACGTTTCGCAGCATATGGAGAGGAGTTTGTTTTTTATGATTACAACAACCCTCTGTGCCTGCCTGAGGATCTGCTTCCTCAGAGCTTTGACATTGTCATTGCAGACCCTCCATATCTGTCTGAAGAGTGTCTCAGCAAGGTGGCACTCACCATTAAATACCTCACTAAGGACAAAATCCTGCTCTGCACAG GAGCTATTATGGAGGAGCTTACTGGGAAACTTATGGATTTGAAGATGTGCAGTTTTTTACCAAAACACAATCACAATCTGGCCAATGAGTTCCGCTGCTATGTTAACTATGAATCAAGCCTTCTCTCATGA
- the il17d gene encoding interleukin-17D codes for MCGRFASTLVLVLLWCCGSAPGERGPKVSRRAPMTRSCLDLPEEILEQMFGRLSVGVLSAFHHTLQLAPPERHNLTCQSASRLARDKPRTPVNFLSLSPWAYRISHDPARYPRYLPEAYCLCKGCLSGPNGEESERFRSTPVFMPTVILRRTGSCVGGRHSYTESYVSIAVGCTCVPLLEKDRKTQKGKPSVKRVSSKNSSTFRKN; via the exons ATGTGCGGTCGGTTTGCGTCGACGCTTGTGTTGGTGTTGCTGTGGTGTTGCGGCAGCGCGCCGGGTGAACGGGGACCGAAGGTGTCCAGGAGAGCACCGATGACTCGCTCCTGTCTGGACTTACCggaggagattttggagcagaTGTTCGGGAGACTTTCGGTCGGGGTTCTCAGCGCGTTTCATCACACCCTGCAGCTCGCGCCTCCAGAGCGACACAATCTGACCTGTCAATCAGCGTCTCGCCTAGCGCGCGACAAACCGCGCACCCCTGTCAACTTCCTCAGCCTCTCGCCCTGGGCGTACAG AATCTCCCATGATCCAGCGAGGTACCCTCGATATCTCCCGGAGGCGTACTGTTTGTGTAAGGGATGCCTGAGCGGACCGAACGGGGAGGAAAGTGAGCGCTTCCGCAGCACTCCAGTGTTCATGCCGACCGTCATACTGCGCCGGACCGGCTCGTGCGTCGGGGGCCGGCATTCCTACACGGAGAGCTACGTGTCCATCGCCGTGGGTTGTACTTGTGTGCCATTGTtggaaaaagacagaaaaacacagaaggGCAAGCCAAGCGTGAAAAGAGTATCGTCTAAAAATTCCAGTACCTTCAGAAAGAACTGA